The following coding sequences lie in one Aspergillus puulaauensis MK2 DNA, chromosome 3, nearly complete sequence genomic window:
- a CDS encoding NAD(P)/FAD-dependent oxidoreductase (COG:S;~EggNog:ENOG410PMCW;~InterPro:IPR006076,IPR036188;~PFAM:PF01266;~go_function: GO:0016491 - oxidoreductase activity [Evidence IEA];~go_process: GO:0055114 - oxidation-reduction process [Evidence IEA]) — MSQKPAVPGVKPTRYGFPKEGPYSLSYWLQGVQGDPLLNHRTTPELPSAADIVIIGSGLSGTLIANHCLKTFPNKSIIVLEAREFCSGATGRNAGHCKPDQWRGFSAYEAAFGTEQALKILENEQATWSALVEYIKQNNIDCDLWVGDTLDVPVTPEVADAAKTNFDRFKAAGGKIDHIKVTHDPVEARKISHIKSAQACYAWSASTLYPWKLTAHIMRENLAKGVNLQTRTKATNVAGTSDPAQLESQSQSQGKWKWVVQATRGAIHCSQVIHATNAYSSALEPSLRGLIYPSPHMCNRIKPPVEFDHSNPTGLTNSYGVLLPEGGLFSINPRRTNEGSSTEGSVLFGGSNPGQAAFERWVNEPGYPERGVDDEIEVFGAVTEAVREFSEGEIVGWKAQFRVDGWSGIIGRSVDNVPWIGELPGLPGQWVCAGHNGHGMARIFTAAPGLVKLMAGHPWAETQLPDVYRITPSRVNTLKQRLGQDSGDKSHL; from the exons ATGTCGCAAAAGCCAGCAGTACCAGGTGTCAAACCAACACGCTATGGCTTCCCAAAAGAAGGCCCGTATTCACTATCCTACTGGCTCCAAGGCGTCCAGGGCGATCCCCTTCTAAACCACCGCACGACACCCGAGTTACCTTCAGCAGCAGATATAGTCATAATCGGCTCTGGC TTGTCGGGAACACTAATCGCCAACCACTGTCTCAAAACCTTCCCCAACAAGagcatcatcgtcctcgaaGCGCGGGAATTCTGCTCTGGCGCCACAGGTCGAAACGCAGGACACTGCAAGCCCGACCAATGGCGCGGGTTCAGTGCGTACGAAGCGGCGTTTGGGACGGAGCAGGCTCTCAAA ATCCTCGAAAATGAACAGGCGACCTGGTCTGCACTCGTGGAGTATATAAAACAAAACAACATCGACTGTGATCTCTGGGTCGGCGATACGCTCGACGTCCCCGTAACACCTGAAGTCGCAGACGCTGCAAAGACAAACTTTGACCGGTTCAAGGCTGCCGGGGGGAAGATTGACCATATCAAGGTCACGCATGATCCTGTGGAAGCACGAAAG ATATCACACATCAAATCCGCACAAGCCTGCTACGCCTGGTCCGCATCAACCCTGTACCCGTGGAAACTAACAGCGCACATAATGCGCGAGAACCTAGCAAAAGGCGTCAACCTGCAAACACGCACCAAAGCAACCAACGTCGCCGGAACTTCAGATCCAGCCCAACTCGAGTCgcagtcccagtcccaggggaaatggaaatggGTTGTCCAAGCCACCCGTGGCGCCATCCACTGCAGCCAAGTCATCCACGCCACAAACGCCTACAGTTCCGCCCTAGAGCCGTCCCTGCGCGGGCTCATATACCCCTCGCCACACATGTGTAACCGGATAAAGCCGCCGGTGGAATTCGACCACTCCAACCCAACCGGCTTAACTAATTCCTACGGCGTGCTGTTACCGGAGGGAGGACTATTCAGTATCAACCCGCGCCGCACAAACGAAGGATCGTCCACAGAAGGATCAGTGCTCTTTGGCGGAAGCAACCCCGGCCAAGCGGCGTTTGAGCGGTGGGTGAATGAACCGGGGTATCCGGAGCGgggggttgatgatgagatcGAGGTGTTTGGGGCTGTGACGGAGGCAGTGAGGGAGTTTTCTGAGGGGGAGATTGTAGGCTGGAAGGCGCAGTTTCGGGTTGATGGGTGGAGTGGGATTATTGGCAGG AGCGTCGACAATGTACCCTGGATAGGAGAATTACCAGGCCTACCGGGTCAATGGGTTTGTGCTGGGCACAACGGACA TGGAATGGCACGCATATTCACCGCCGCACCAGGCCTCGTCAAGCTCATGGCCGGGCATCCATGGGCAGAAACGCAGCTGCCGGACGTGTACCGGATTACCCCATCGCGGGTGAATACCCTGAAGCAGCGTCTTGGACAGGATAGTGGAGATAAGTCTCATCTCTGA
- a CDS encoding uncharacterized protein (COG:S;~EggNog:ENOG410Q2S1) → MMLPSSSSNSSQSSFDSPISQFPPQQHAWFPTIVPRRREVPKYPRFYSTPLNQDHPDSTPLQIYGLEEREPSIAERPRRFVRFSRALDDIKEDFSTPLPNPRNTAEAIRARRQSTFSSFFFENNSNPTLGVSRTSTLASASASAFHSSASSERSFPPPPPIPADDEASNKPLRRLSRRLSSLSFSQRRAKYRGGNASISQPNLIGSSNL, encoded by the coding sequence ATGATGCTcccgtcatcctcgtccaacTCGTCCCAATCCTCCTTCGACAGCCCCATCAGCCAGTTCCCTCCCCAGCAACATGCCTGGTTCCCGACCATCGTCCCCCGGCGCAGAGAGGTCCCCAAGTATCCTCGCTTCTACTCAACGCCGCTGAACCAAGACCACCCAGACAGCACGCCGCTGCAGATCTACGGCCTCGAGGAGCGCGAGCCCTCCATCGCTGAGCGCCCCCGCCGCTTCGTCCGCTTCTCGCgcgccctcgacgacatCAAGGAAGACTTTTCCACGCCCCTGCCCAACCCCCGCAACACCGCCGAGGCCATCCGCGCCCGCCGCCAGTCGAccttctcgtccttcttcttcgaaaaCAACTCGAACCCGACGCTGGGCGTGAGCCGGACCTCGACGTTGGCGTCTgcgtcggcttcggcgttCCACTCTAGCGCCAGTTCCGAGCGCTCGttcccgccgccgccgccgattccggccgacgatgaggccTCGAATAAGCCGCTGCGGAGGCTGAGTCGCCGTCTCTCGTCGCTCAGCTTCTCCCAGCGCAGGGCCAAATACCGAGGCGGGAATGCCAGCATTTCCCAGCCAAACCTGATCGGCTCCAGCAATCTTTGA
- the MCA1_1 gene encoding caspase family protein (COG:D,O;~EggNog:ENOG410PGJT;~InterPro:IPR029030;~MEROPS:MER0039482;~PFAM:PF00656;~TransMembrane:1 (o384-405i)), producing the protein MYSYHHPPPPPPGSWPQQWAQPPPPQQYSQYPPGHYPPPNNYPPPGGYPPPNNYPPGAYPPPQHHPSPVPSYGTPPLPQRPHSGQTHSRNYSSSRPADPSRTEKHRRRLTKTDPSWSPSPGPNLPPRPPMGAQHFGHGAPSSYRFQYSACTGRRKALLIGINYFGQPNQLQGCINDVTNVSSFLHERKGYRREDMVILTDDQKNPKSLPTKSNIIRAMQWLVHEAQPNDSLFIHFSGHGGRTPDLDGDEEDGFDDVIYPVDYRTAGHIVDDEMHDIMVRPLQPGVRLTAVFDSCHSGTALDLPYIYSTQGILKEPNLAKEAASDLFSAFTSYSRGDLGGVAQTAIGFFKKAALGDSARQRTVRTKTSPADVVMFSGSKDTQTSYVHHAIHTLVSFLFFSFLFFFFSKYN; encoded by the exons ATGTACTCCTATCatcatccccctcccccgcctccGGGGAGTTGGCCTCAGCAATGGGcgcaacctcctccaccgcagcaaTACAG CCAATATCCTCCGGGACATTATCCTCCACCAAACAACTATCCTCCTCCTGGGGGCTATCCTCCACCAAACAACTATCCTCCGGGGGCTTATCCTCCCCCTCAGCATCATCCCTCTCCGGTCCCGTCATACGGCACACCGCCACTCCCTCAACGGCCGCACTCGGGCCAAACCCATTCAAGGAATTACTCCTCAAGTAGGCCCGCCGACCCATCGCGCACTGAAAAGCACAGGCGCCGGCTAACCAAGACAGACCCGTCATGGAGCCCCAGCCCGGGCCCCAATCTCCCGCCCCGCCCGCCCATGGGCGCCCAGCACTTCGGGCACGGCGCGCCATCCAGCTACCGATTCCAGTACTCGGCCTGTACCGGGCGACGGAAGGCTCTGCTAATCGGGATCAACTACTTTGGCCAGCCGAACCAGCTCCAGGGGTGCATCAATGATGTGACGAACGTGTCATCGTTCTTGCACGAGCGCAAGGGCTATCGCAGAGAGGACATGGTGATTCTGACTGACGACCAGAAGAACCCGAAGAGTTTGCCCACCAAGTCGAACATTATCCGGGCCATGCAATGGCTGGTGCATGAAGCGCAGCCGAACGACTCGCTTTTTATTCATTTTTCAG GACACGGCGGACGGACGCCTGATCTCGACggtgacgaagaagatg GTTTTGACGACGTGATCTACCCGGTGGATTACCGGACAGCAGGACACATTGTCGACGACGAAATGCACGACATCAT GGTCCGCCCTCTCCAACCCGGGGTGCGCTTAACAGCCGTCTTCGACTCCTGCCACTCCGGCACTGCACTCGACCTTCCATACATCTACTCAACACAGGGCATCCTGAAAGAGCCCAACCTCGCCAAAGAAGCCGCCTCGGACCTCTTCTCGGCCTTCACCTCCTACAGCCGCGGCGACCTCGGCGGCGTCGCCCAGACAGCCatcggcttcttcaagaaaGCCGCCCTGGGCGACTCAGCACGACAGCGCACCGTCCGCACCAAGACCTCGCCCGCAGACGTGGTCATGTTCTCGGGCTCAAAGGACACCCAGACTTCGTATGTCCACCATGCCATCCATAcccttgtttcttttcttttcttttcttttctttttttttttttttcgaaaTACAACTAA
- a CDS encoding uncharacterized protein (COG:S;~EggNog:ENOG410Q0VM): protein MDNPPAALGLSHSNPQLSTSTTLSTPAAAQLQSQSQPQPPTSQQNQPQPSDTTQQPQSQSQAYPHQITGDGGPTATAPFLKDFSLVAEAAKRAQVAIVTRDLEGVSL, encoded by the coding sequence ATGGACAACCCACCAGCAGCCCTCGGCCTCTCCCATTCAAATCCCCAgctctcaacctcaaccacccTCAGCACCCCCGCCGCAGCCCAACTGCAGTCCCAGagccagccgcagccgccCACCAGCCAACAAaaccaaccccaacccagcGACACCACGCAACAACCGCAGTCGCAATCACAGGCCTATCCGCACCAGATAACCGGCGACGGCGGCCCGACCGCGACAGCACCGTTCCTGAAAGACTTCAGTCTCGTCGCTGAAGCCGCGAAACGGGCGCAGGTGGCCATTGTGACGAGGGATCTCGAGGGCGTTTCGTTATAG